Below is a window of Neodiprion virginianus isolate iyNeoVirg1 chromosome 4, iyNeoVirg1.1, whole genome shotgun sequence DNA.
TAAATACTGGTGGacggaaagaagaaagaaaaagaaaaaagatgatTAACATTAAAATCCATTTCATGAGTATTTCAATGGTACCTACCACCCtcattaaaatttgataaattcggAGAGCATACACTGCAAACAACTACAGCTACAGACGAATCGGACCTCTAAGTATACTATAGATGAAAAGTAATTAGAAAAACTCCGTagtaaaaaactaaaaatattcgacaGATTTAGCTATCTACTTCGAGATACCGATCAGGCATGGGTAGATGCGCATTTGATATCGTAAGCTCTCTGGTTCCGGTACCATACTAAAACGGATTCACGCCACAAGGGGTCATAAATTAGGAAATGGTACTTCGCGGTGCGTTGAAGTACCTCCTTCTTTCGCTTATTCTCTAGCGATGAGCTGTCCAGGGCGTCGAGGTGCTATCCTACGCCTCGGAGCCAGGAGCCCACTGAGACCCCTGACTTCCTCTTGTTTTTGGCTCGCGGCTGTGCTGGATTCAGTTTCCGCTTCTTCGGTTACCAGAGACTCTGCATCTTCGGACTCCTCTGCAGAGGCTTGCTCGCTGGCGGCTTCCGTTGTCGGTGCCTCCGTTGTTCTTCTTCGGGGCAAAAGAGGCGACCGCCTTGGCGTAGCTTGCGTGACCACTCGGGGAGCCTTCGGTTGAACCTGTATTCTGTTTCCCTTTCTCAGCCTCGTTAGCGGGCTTTCGGGTGTCGTAGGCTGCGGCGGACTCGTTTCCGCGGGGGCCTTAGGgtcagaaaattttaccggGTGTTCAATTGAGTAGGGTTTTAAGTCATAACGAGACAAGATTATGAGACACAAAGACGCAACaaatttatcatcattttgAAATCGAACTTGAGTACTTATCTATTCATCTTGAATCATGGTTTATTTCGATTATCCAATGAAGTAAGTATAAGTTCTGACTATCTAGATCTTCAGCTCTGATTGCGTTTAAAAGGACGTATTTCATTAGTGAGACACTATACTTCGAAAGTGACCTGCTTTCATAAGAAGTTCGAACAAAAATGGCAAGAGCCAAGTAACGGGAACTTCTTTAAAAAGTCGTGATCAAAGTGAACCTTGCAAGTGactaatttatttgaaatcttGATATTACGCATCGGAAAGTAGGTATGCGATATGCCCGTACAGTATATATAAAAGTTCATGCACAGCTGGCGAGGTAGAATGACATTTGAAAAGGTCAATTAGTGAAAGTAACTGCGCGATTATCGTCTTCGGTTGATGCCAGATTGCGTGATTCGAAATGCGAATTATCGGTACCTGCTTTGCTTTTCGTAATGACAAGAGTACCCATCGAGAGATGGTATCTCGTTCGAATTATAGTTAATTTTGGGCAAACAATTTCATGGAAAAACTCGTCAAACGGCTGCACTGCTGGCATAAAAGTGAAACCGTTCGAAGTGGATTCCCGTACAAAACGCGATGAAAAGGTTGATTTGCGAATAGAAGCTGAGAGCAGCTCACCTCGTGAGATTCTTCTTCGGTGCCAGCGCCATCGGGTTCTTCAGCAGAGACTTCTGCCGTGCTGGGTGCCGCCGTGGTGGTTGTCTGCAGCCCGGGTCTTACTCGAGGGTTGATTCTTGGTCCCGGTCTGAGGGGTCTTGGTCCAGTACCAGGGAGTCTCGGTCTGACGATGGACCGCGCAGTGGTGCTGGTAGCTTCCAGGCTGCTGGTTTGTGCAGTTTCCCCTGACTCTTGGGCCTCCTCGCTGGTTGCGGGTGCCGCTGTCGTTGGTCTTCCGCGTCTGCGGTTCAGGTTCAGTCTGTTCAAGGATGGACGAACCACTCCGCGAGTCACTTCCGCGGCCGGAGTCGACGATTCTTGTGAACTAGAAACGGCTGGGGTGGCCGTCGTCGTCGAAGACCTAAGCCCAGGTCCGCGGAATCTATTGCGACTTGGAAGGCTGGGTCTCTCGGCGTTCACCGAGCCACTGCTTTGCTTCTGAACTTCTTCCTCCTCAGCTGATTGCCGTTGTCCAGGTCGTGGTCTCTTGAAACCTCCGCTCGTGGATCCGAAGCGGCCGCGAGTACGTGCTGGTGATTGCTCAGCCGAAGATGATGACTCCGTTGTCGTCGACGTAGACCCAATGGTCTTGAATCTGATACGTTTTCAAATGAAGGATTGAGGGTGAGTTGGGTCTCAGgtaaactttaatttttttcaaattcaaggCGAACCGTGAAGTTCATTTCACGCCTGAATCAGGACCTACCTGTTCCTAGATCCAATGCCTCCAGGTACTCCTGGTCTTCTGAATTTCCCTTTTCCAATCGTCTGTTGAGTTGTGGTGGTCGGTGGTTCGGTtgtggttgttgttgttgttgttgttgttgttgttgttgttgttgttgttggttCTGTCGTGGTTGTGGTAGTTGTGGGCTCGGCGGTGGTTGTGATGACCTCCATTGTCGTCGGGACGTCAGTGGTACTGTCGTCTTCCGACAAGGTGGTCGCATCCTCGACGTTATTTTCGGCGGTGGCGGCATCGACTACATTGTTCTGACCCTGAAGAAGGAAGGCGTAAAGGTCCAGGGCGACTTTGTCCATTGCTGAGGGGTTTTCTGTGGTCGGAACTTCGGTTGTCGTCGCATCCGGGTGATCCTGATCCTTTGAGGCGCTTTCCATGCTGACAGAGTCCTCGTAAACTTCTTCCTCCACTGGTGCGGGAGCCGAGTTGCTAGCTGGAACGATCAGTTCGGCTCCTCCTTCTTTGTTTTCCTCAACTGCAGTCGTTTGTTCATCTTTATTCAGTTCAACTTCGACCTGAAAAAGTAGATGCATGTTGCACCGATTTCTCCTCCAAGTTCTGTGGCTTTCGATTATCTTACCTCGGGATTGGCGGCTGCAACAGGTCGCCGTCTTTGCGGCACAACGGCTTCTTCAGAGGTTTCCTCAACGGGTGCTGCTTCTGGGACCTTGGAGGCTTTTTGGCGGGTACGGAGGGCAGGCTTTTCTTCTGGTTCCTCATTTGGGGTGACTCCCAGGAACCTTAGAGGCCCCTTGGGGAGGTTTTGCGGGAACTCCGGTCCTTCCTGATGGGTTCGAAAACTGCTGGAATCAACGAGGTCCAGACTAGGTCGTGGGCGATTACCTCGCGCTCGGCTAGGCTCCGTTGTTCCTGTGTTGTGATTCGACCTTGACCTAGGAATAATTGCTTTCGACAGTGACCTCAGAATCACAATAATTCAGCATTCCTAAAATGCTAAATGTGTTGATTGTTTCTTCGTCAATTTACCTGGGTGGGAATCTTGTGTTTGCGGGCAGTCTTTCTTCCGGTACAGGTTCTTCGGGCTCAGCGATCTGTCTGTTTCGCGCGTTGGCGCGGCTTGGGATCACCTCATTGCTGGCCGGTTCGACGGTTGTCGAACGTTCAATAGACGAGTACTTGTTTTTGCCGGTCGACGCACCGCGTCTTGAGACTGGCGATGCCGTCGTCTTGGCCGGACCTTCTTGAGTGTTTGTCTGGGAACCTGCTTTACCTTCGTCCTCTTCGTCGTAATAATAGTACACGTATTCGTACTCGTAGTCCTTGCCATTAGGTCCTTTTTTCACCTGATTTTAGGGGTTGGAAAGAGGTTAGCGTTAAGGAGTCGAGAAAACTAATGggcttcgaatttttttcgttgtttaCATTTTGCTCTCAAATGGCTTACCTGGATGCGGGAATTTGATCCGGCGGGTACAAGGCTGACGTCACTGAGGTCGCCGAAGTGCCGGTCGGCGAAGGGTGTGTAAGCGTCTTTGCTGTCCTCGCGGATGATGTTGACAGGCACGAAGTCAAAAGCACGAACCTCGCGTGGGGTGGTTAGAACCGGCATCATGGTGGTCGGGTTCTCCGGGCTGATAAGTACAGAAGATTAATAGAATTATGGTTGATTTCACCGCCATGCAACTTCCGGGATTCTTACCTTACTTCAACTCCAGGGATTATAGAGTCGCGTTGAGCCCCGAAATTTGCTTTCACGATTTCAACCTTCTTGACTCCATCCTCTGGCAGGACGCCAGAGTCACTGAAATTCTCGATTTGTATGCGAGCTTGCCTTTTAGGGTCGTTCTTTTTGGACTTCACCTCGTCTTCGTAAGGCTCCGACGTTTGTTGAGTTACCTTCTTCTTATCCGTTCGCTTGTCGCGGCTCTGAACCGCTCGCTGAATCACTTCCTTAGCGAGTTCTACCTCCATTGCCAGCTCCGCATCTTCTTCATCGTCCTCATCTGAGGGCTGCTCTATTTCTGCGGGGATCTTGTGCGCGGTTACGAAGTCTggaagaaaatcaatttgtacCACAGGTCAAGGGTTTTGGGGCTGTCAGGTTTACAGGCCAGGGCTCCTGGACTTACCTTCTATGGGAGTCACTCGAGCCTTCAGCGGCGCCGAATGACCGAGGATGGAGTCGTAATGTACAACTTGCTGACCGGGTCGCGCTCGAGTCACGATATCACCGTCGCCCAGAACTACAGCTATCACGCTATACACCctggaaaataaaatcgagtaTTTGAAGAGCGTTAAGATGTTCTCTGGAATCGCCTATTTTTAATGGTGAATTGATAATTTGCAGAATCAGTTTTTCTGTAAGAAGATATCCTAAAAAACACGAATGAAGTGGTGATTGAAAGTCCGACGATTCACTGGCGTTTCTCTAAATACTCATTGTGAAAATTCCTGCAAATATTTACCTAGTGAATAAAAAGAGTACAGCTTCAGGTGAATTTTGTTCCAATGAATACTATCCAATGAGCAAGGAGTAGATATGTTAATAATTGTTGTAATGTAACTCGATACTAAACGccaagaaaattgaatatttttgtatcgGCTCATGATAAACCGTTGTGAATTTATTATAGACGTTACTTTCACCGTCAAAatcagttaaaaaaaagagaactaGATTAAAACCGTAGAAAGTTAAGCCTTCGTTGTAATTAAGAGCGAGATGCGTCGTGATAAATCAcgatgatttttcttcttttctgaTCCGCGATGCCGGTAGTGCCAATTATCCCAGACCCACCTTGTGTGCCgagcaaaaataaattattcaaaaagcTGGAGTATAAGCGCGTTAACGTAGGCGATAATTCAAGAACAATTACGGTTTATTATATATAGGAATGAAGTCGGGAgatgtgaaaattaattcgagCGTAGACCCTGCGGGCTTCTTCGACCTTGATCCGTCCTCCTGAAATGGGTGTATTCGATTGGGATCAAGGTGGAAAAGGCGGGGATCGACGTTACCGAAGGCTCCTGCTTCTCGCCAAGGGAAGTGACGTTCTTGTGACGTGACAGCGTGGCGGACTGGCTTCTTCGAAATATTCATTCCGTGAACGAGTCGAGTCCTTGCTATAAAACCGCACTGAATGCGGATAACGAACAATCCGCCGGTAGCCGACCTTACTCTCGTTTCACCGGCAGTCTACTACAGAACAATCCATTGTCGCCAAGTCGATCGTAATTCAAATGTGTATCCGCCTTGACACGAGAcaattatacgtattacaCAATGACACCAGAATAAAAGAACTTCCTCCAATCAGCTACGCGACACGATATGGCGTTCGCTGTGCAGCTCAAGTACGAAGAATACGACAATAAATTATGCTGTGAATAACTGATTCCATTCTTGCACTGAAAACCTTCTTTAACCATTTTGTTGCAAATTGAAGTTCGGAATCTACCCTAATTGCCCAACTTGAAGATAGAGGCGCGCTTTCTATACATGGAATGGCTGATTCTGAAGATAATCAACTCACTACGTCAGTTAACAGCATCAGTTTGCTCGACAGAAATAGAGGGAATCTGGAACTTGAGAGCGTTTAAGACGATGCGTTGGGGATGATCTCGAATACATTCGAACCAAGTTGAGGTGGCTCGAACGAGTGGATGCGCAAATCCTTGATTTCCCCGAT
It encodes the following:
- the LOC124302405 gene encoding mucin-5AC-like, with the translated sequence MRPGNIMWLKSAVLVYSVIAVVLGDGDIVTRARPGQQVVHYDSILGHSAPLKARVTPIEDFVTAHKIPAEIEQPSDEDDEEDAELAMEVELAKEVIQRAVQSRDKRTDKKKVTQQTSEPYEDEVKSKKNDPKRQARIQIENFSDSGVLPEDGVKKVEIVKANFGAQRDSIIPGVEVSPENPTTMMPVLTTPREVRAFDFVPVNIIREDSKDAYTPFADRHFGDLSDVSLVPAGSNSRIQVKKGPNGKDYEYEYVYYYYDEEDEGKAGSQTNTQEGPAKTTASPVSRRGASTGKNKYSSIERSTTVEPASNEVIPSRANARNRQIAEPEEPVPEERLPANTRFPPRSRSNHNTGTTEPSRARGNRPRPSLDLVDSSSFRTHQEGPEFPQNLPKGPLRFLGVTPNEEPEEKPALRTRQKASKVPEAAPVEETSEEAVVPQRRRPVAAANPEVEVELNKDEQTTAVEENKEGGAELIVPASNSAPAPVEEEVYEDSVSMESASKDQDHPDATTTEVPTTENPSAMDKVALDLYAFLLQGQNNVVDAATAENNVEDATTLSEDDSTTDVPTTMEVITTTAEPTTTTTTTEPTTTTTTTTTTTTTTTTTEPPTTTTQQTIGKGKFRRPGVPGGIGSRNRFKTIGSTSTTTESSSSAEQSPARTRGRFGSTSGGFKRPRPGQRQSAEEEEVQKQSSGSVNAERPSLPSRNRFRGPGLRSSTTTATPAVSSSQESSTPAAEVTRGVVRPSLNRLNLNRRRGRPTTAAPATSEEAQESGETAQTSSLEATSTTARSIVRPRLPGTGPRPLRPGPRINPRVRPGLQTTTTAAPSTAEVSAEEPDGAGTEEESHEAPAETSPPQPTTPESPLTRLRKGNRIQVQPKAPRVVTQATPRRSPLLPRRRTTEAPTTEAASEQASAEESEDAESLVTEEAETESSTAASQKQEEVRGLSGLLAPRRRIAPRRPGQLIARE